A genomic region of Solanum dulcamara chromosome 2, daSolDulc1.2, whole genome shotgun sequence contains the following coding sequences:
- the LOC129871045 gene encoding uncharacterized protein LOC129871045, translated as MVNDKWLETMPLTSITHLPTVGSDHCPLLMEMVDQHHNPIKYFKFLNCWPDHPSFMDLVENCWSRPIEGNPKWIFHMKMKRLANTLSCWSRNQFGDIYAKVKKYEEAIRQAEEDLVNMQSNENRSKLHAINDEYIRYMKIEDTILKQRTQLQWFKEGDMNSSYFHALIRGRRRKLYIHRIQIEEGSWAQGDAEIAEAAYEYFQKIFTGKRTTSSSRTFNASLLWLLTSKMRSSKPPLLWKS; from the coding sequence ATGGTTAATGATAAATGGTTGGAAACCATGCCTCTCACTTCCATCACTCATCTTCCCACAGTTGGTTCTGATCATTGCCCTCTTCTCATGGAAATGGTAGATCAACATCATAATcccatcaaatacttcaagttccttaaCTGTTGGCCTGATCATCCTTCCTTTATGGATCTTGTTGAGAACTGCTGGAGCAGGCCTATTGAGGGTAATCCTAAGTGGATCTTTCACATGAAGATGAAGAGGCTTGCTAATACTCTTAGTTGCTGGTCTAGGAATCAATTTGGTGATATCTATGCTAAAGTTAAAAAGTATGAGGAAGCTattagacaagctgaagaggacCTGGTTAACATGCAATCCAATGAAAACAGATCCAAGCTTCATGCCATCAATGATGAATACATCAGATACATGAAAATAGAGGATACTATCCTCAAACAAAGGACTCAGCTGCAGtggttcaaagaaggtgatATGAATTCTAGTTACTTCCATGCCCTGATTAGAGGCAGAAGAAGGAAGCTATACATTCACAGGATTCAAATTGAGGAAGGATCATGGGCACAAGGTGATGCTGAAATAGCTGAAGCAGCCTATGAGTACTTCCAAAAAATCTTCACTGGGAAGAGAACTACATCCAGCAGTAGGACCTTTAATGCATCACTCCTATGGTTACTGACCAGCAAAATGAGATCCTCCAAGCCACCCCTTCTATGGAAGAGCTGA